The following nucleotide sequence is from Sander lucioperca isolate FBNREF2018 chromosome 19, SLUC_FBN_1.2, whole genome shotgun sequence.
AACGATGCGGGGAGGAGGATTACACTGTTCTCCCGGTCTGAGTAGAGATGAGAATGGCAGCACAGTTCCAGTGATAGCGAGTAGTGTGTCTAACTGAGGTGGGATAAGGAGTGAGATGATGACAGTGAGGATGTGAGTAGAAAACGAGACCTTTTATCAGCATCCCAAAATCTGTGCAGGCGTCTTGGATGGACGCCTCTTAGCATTTAGAGAAACACGATGAGACTcctatataaaagaaaaaaacaggtcTGCGTAGAGTAAATCTTTTTTCGTCAAATCCACTCCATCTGTGCTACATTTAAATGCATGGTGTAATTACAGTATCATAATTACAGGGCTTCATGATTTCATAATAGGTTTGGGGTATTGCTTGAATGATATAACAACAGATAGCACTGTCTGTGACgcgcttttaaaaatgtaaatcaaaaccctccaaaaacaacaacaaaataaaccaaaaaaaggCCACACTACCAAAAAAATAAACCTTCAAttccaataaataaataaatactttaaaatgTCATACAAAATTCTGACATTACCCTTTTTTCCCAACATTTAATGGAAGTTCTGTCTACAAATGTaagataataaatatatttagaaTTTTTAGTAACAGTTAGGTTTAGGTGGGTTTATTTGGGATATCTCTTATATCTTTAAGCAAAAACTGGATTATAAACAGTAGGAAAGATCTCTGCAGAAACTCTATTTAATACTGCTCATATCACAATGGTTACCACACGATAAAATACTGCAAATTATCAAAACTGTACAGAAAAACTTACAAGTTtctctaaaatacattttcactgttagtgtgtgagaagagaaaaacaagagaGCTCGTCTCTGTTTGAGCagctgagcagcagcagcctgtcCTTCAGATGGACTGACGACACAGCAGCCGTACAACAGTCATTAGTCAAAGACCCTTCTGTGCGCGCAGCTGATTGTTCTGCCCTCTGCTGCTCTGGTCTGGAGCAGAGCGCCGGACCCCAAGGTCCCTCCACCACGTCAGCAGCTCGCCACACCCCTCTGAAGCACTCACTGATGGCTACTACAACTCTACATGGAGCTGAGGACTCGCAGTCTAGGAAGAGAGAAGACAGCAGCAGGGAGAGCTAGCCCACACGTTTTGACAGGACGTCTAGTGAGTTCCTCTTGCACAGTACACTCTTCTACTTCAGTTCATAGTTTTAAATTGGTAgacaatttttttcttcttttctctgtcatgtgtttttttttttaatgtaatttcttAAATATTCCTCTAGCTAATCTACTTCACGGTTACAGGTGTGAGTATTAGTGGCGCGCCACCAAGCGGTAgggtgtttatgtgtgtgtttttagtctAGAGGAGGGCAGGTTTTGGCCCAACAGGTCAGCGGTGGCGATAGTGTCTCATGAGGGGCACGATGCAGGAAGGGGGTCCAGACATCTTGAGGAAGGGATGCTGGAGGAGTTCCTGGGCCGTGGCTCTCTGCGAGGGCTCCCTCACCAGCATCAGGTCTAGGAAGGACCGCAGCACAGAGGACACCTGAAAACGTAAAGAAATGCTTTCATTCCAGTACGTTATTTGATCTATGATTATTGATTGTAGAGGGATGTTTCCTActaacacacatatatgcaaAGAAAGAAATTAGATAGTTTAAGTGTTACATTAGCTGGATCCGAGTGAAACGTTGCCAactaaacaacattttaatcacAAATCAACATTGTGTTTAACACAACAATTAAGAATATGGCACGCACATTTTATGCCATGCTAGCGACATTATCAGCctcagctttactttgtgttttgtgctaattACCAAATGTATACATTGTAACATGCCAAACAAATAAGGTAATGATTGTACCTGCTAATCATCAGCATGatagcatgctgacgttagcatttagctcaaagctgtgcctaagtacagcctctcagagctgctagcgtggctgtAAACTCTTTGTCTGGTTTAAAGATACCCAGCTGCCAGCCAGCGTACTAATCAGAGTGACAAAGATTTAATGACACTGTGTAACTGTAATGATGTAAGTTCTTGTTCACTGGTAAAGAGGCAAAGGGTACAAGGTTTTGTACATAAAAACCTTAATACTCAAGAAAACTAGTAGTGCTTCTGAAAGAAACAATCACTGAGATTTGAGTTCTGTTTGTGGCCTGACCTTCTACAGCAGGTCAGGTCACAAATCACTAAATATTTCCTTCAGATGTGGTTAGCTCAGTGTTTCATATAGCAGAAATGACCAGATATACAGCCATTAGTTAGTGTCTGTACACATGTTTATGTTAGAGCAATCATACAGACTGCCTGCATGTATTactttgtattttaatgcattcacacctaaaaaatcaatcatagATATGGGCAaagatttctttaaaaaaattatagatattttattttttatgtagcGACAGACTTCAACATCTCAAAACATGGTCACGACACAACAAGTTTTAATTTTTGGAATCTATTCATTAAGTCACACATCTTCGACTTCATAATCTCCTTCCTCTATGCTtactgtccaaaaaaaaaacctgcattgAAGTCTTTCTTACCTTGTGCGACTCTTTTAGCCGAGGGGGCATGTTGTCACGTATCCTCCTCATGGCCTGCAGAGGGGGTTCGTTGAAGTAGGGGGGCTCTCCGTCCACCATCTCGATCACCATGATGCCTAAAGACCAGATATCCACCTggagagacacaaaaacattcatTCTGTGCACTGGAACTGAAGTCAGCACAGTAAAACATAAGAATTTACAATCATACATTAAACTGGGAAGTCTCTTTGGCTCAATGTtaatccatgtgtgtgtgtttgtgtgtcgtcCTCACCTCAGTCCCATAAGGTAGTCTAGAGATGACCTCTGGTGCCATCCAGTAGGGTGTGCCCACGAGGGACTTCCTCTTGGGCACCTCTTTGGAAACTTGGGCACAAAAGCCAAAGTCTGATAGCTTgatctgcaaacacacacatgctgcctTCAGGTTCCACTCTATCGTGTAGgtgtgtggacgtacagttgaGATTGTATTAGTTCAGAACCTCTGTGTTTGATGTCAAGAAGTGCACTGACCCATTGTGATGAAGAGCTTTCATAGAAGACACTAATCTCCCGTATTAGTGTTTAATTAGCCTCCAATTAATCATGTCTTATCAGCTCGTTAGGAGGCATTAGGCAGCATTTAATTACTGGGGCACGAGTGGTAATTGATGATGATGAGTTTCTGGCACTGGCTGTTGACAAGTGGCACCCATGGAgaaggtcagtgtgtgtgtgtgtttgtgttagttaTACTGAAATCACCAATGACAGGAACAAGGGTAGTAGCATTGGTTATTAATACCTGGGGTATTAGTAAGATTCCTGTTTAAATGGGGCTCTCCGGGTTAAATAACATCCCAAAGGGAGGAGTGTGAATGAAAAATCTGAAGAcatatagaaacacacacactcataataTGCACTTACCCTGCCATCACTGGTCAGGAGAATGGAGTCGCTCTTAATGTCACGGTGGATGACTCCCTGTGTGTGCAGGTAGGACAGAGCCCTTAGCACCGACAAACACACTGTAGCAATCTGCTCCTCGTTCAtcctgtgtgacacacacacacacacacacacacacacacacacacacacacacacacacacacacacgtgtcagCAATGACTATGAAAGTATAAGAGCATGTAGTACcatatttgacatgttgaaatgTAATAAGAACAAAACACTTTCTTAAAAAGATGTATTTATAAAACTGCAGTCCTTGTATAAATGTTTGTCCTGTCATTTTCCCCCAATTTCCACctactgcggaacggctgcggatccaCTCCGGAACGTCagcggagtcaataggtttccattaaagtcaatgtgtgtatttccactgactgcggaacggctgcgttccgactgcgtcccagctccggcgatctgcagccctctggagcagatacgcagagcttctatttttgacggatgccagagagctccgcagcaattcagcacagggcagatagtgcgggacaggaagtcgagcacagaagcaaaataaaacatccggttaattttaaaaataaaatataccgtgctcacggcggatcatatttccctgcactacaccttgaaaacgtcataatgggcggagacaggcctgaagtcggaatggaaacaaactgttgttggttttgtggttccgtttatagaaactacatcctgttatatcacGCAATCATACATGAATTCGcaagatctcgtgggtcctagtgacttcagctgtcagtcgtggccgcagccgttccgcaacaaatacggacctggtgggtattgaaggacggcggagcacggagccgatccgcagccgttccgcagttagTGGAAATCCGCCGTTAGTTAACACAACGTGCAATATGCAACATTGAATCTGCCcagaaatacacaaaacaatctgGGAGAGGAAATTAAATGGACAAATCAGATTGGATGCTTTATAACTTTCAATGATTTTCAGGTGTTCTAAAAACCTACAAACTGAAAATTTGAGAAGCATTTAGGGACTGTTTGAAAACTATAGGGTGGGACGGGGAGTCATAAAAGGGGCAGGGAATTGTAATTCAGGATAGTATGAGTTCTTTGGAAGTGCAGTGGGGGGTccttactttatttattattatgctattgtatattattttaaaatgtgttaccCTGGATTTTCTTGTTTCCCTCTCTTGCGAACATTATGTTCATGTTTTAGcctatataaattatataattatatatattatataaattacAATTCTACACAACTAAGATGGAGCTGACATCCGGTTTGAAAATACCCCTCTGTAGCCTGCAGCGGCTGGAGCAGTGATGTGCAGAGCAGGCAGGAGGGTCCCATATGGAGAGACAGGGCGATGCAGTGCGTCTGACTGAGCTCACACAGAAACTCACAGCTCCACTGAACATTAACATCTAGACCCAGCTGGCCAGGCCATGCCATGtgtttatgagtgtgtgtgctctAAACTGCCATCACATACATGTACAGAAATAGAGACACGCTCATTTGCAAGCATAGACCAAGGAAACATACATATTTGTAGTACATGTTCATGCATatagaatacacacacacacacacacacgcctctcTCTTCATCTCATTGCTCAGTCTAAAAGATCCCACTGTTAAAGTAGTCACTTCAGAAAGTCACTTATAAACTTGCATTATGAGAAACAACCCCCAggcccccaccacacacacacacacacacacacacacacagcagattgTAGCAGATTTTTTGTCACACATGTATGCATTTACAATCACAAGAGATAAATGAGCCTTCTACTAATGGAAAAACAACTGGCTAACTCAAAGTGAATGGGATAGAGACGTGTACGCAAAAACAATTCACCTCTTACTGCCCCCCCTCTCGTACCCCACTCCCTCCacccgtcacacacacacaaaatgaacgCACACAATTGAATGAAAACAGGATCACTGAAATAGAAAATTGTTTCAGTGAAAAACAGTTTTAATGAGCCTGACAAGGTTGTCAAAGGGAGGTGAATTACCCACGCACCtatgcacacacaaacgtaCAGGCATccgtctacacacacacacacacacacacacacacacacacacatatgttttTGCACTTATATTGGAAAAAAATCCATGTGAAGTACAGCTCATCAACAAACTCTAAAGTATAATTTAGTACTTCTGGAAGACACCCATTCTGCCACTGCTGACTcacttgtgtatgtgtggtagatgtatgtgtgtgtgtgtgtgtgtgtgtgtgtgtgtgcgtgtgcgtgtgtgtgtgtgtgtgcgtgttcatGTGTCTCGTGTGTGAGTTTGCTGCCAACAACCCAGCGAGCTGATGAGGCTTGCACGTCGCAAGGCAGGCAGCAGTTGTTTCTACAACAAAAGGCTTAACAGAAATAGCACAAAGCATTCACCTGGACAAATACAGCTGTAATTACCAAGACATATTCTCTATATATTATCATCTTGGATATATACAATGCCTGATAATTAAATCAAGTAACTTACTTTACTAACTTACTaacttttcctctttctttgtgtctttgttcaGACTGGTTATATTTGCAAGAATATCAATTAGAACATTAAAATAATACACAAAAAACGTACACATTTACTTCCACTTAGAATTCAACAAACTGAAACAGGGAAAAGGGGAGAATTAAAGAGAGAACAAGTGTGCCAAATAATATCGTCTTTACTGAGATTTCCATTAGTACTTTTAAAAGCACTTCTGTTTACTTAaactctctcatacacactgaacacacaaacaTCTGTGTGGGAGAAGAAAATACTTCCCGATAGCAGCGGTGCTCAGCCTCACCAAAGCGTGTTATTAGCATCCGACACCGCACAACACTAATGCTGACACTCCACGCAAATGACTGTAATTAAACACCAAGCACAAAGTAAGCTTAAAACAATGAGGTGGCAGCTCAGAAACACGACAACAACAGAGAAGCAATTAGGAAAAGTTGGAGAACAATAATCCTAAAACGATCAAACGTACTACTTTTACAACCCATCTGCCTGTTTCTCATGGTTGTCTTGTGAAATCATTCATCTTTGTCAAGTTTCTGATGTGTGGAGCAAATTAAATGACCTTTGGACCTTTTTTAACAACATAGCTTTGCTTGCTAGTTACCAGTTAAACCAATTTGATGTCACCAATATCACCAGAACATTACATGAATTTGGTCATTCagaaatttcaaataaaaaaatgatatgAGAGTGGTTTTGATTTTTCCATCTACAGTACATCTCAGGAACAAAGCAAATACGCATATTTTTCGAAATTCCCTAAACTGGTACTGATGCTCTTACTCTGGCATCTATCCACTGATTGACAAGCGATTTTAGGATCTTACTAATTGCACTTAAAGTTTTGTCTGCCAGTTATATTTTAGAACTTTAAACGCCATACAATATGTGCCAATGCACCATGTCATCCTCAGATTCAGTATAGTACTATAGTCTTTTAGAGTAGGTTTGTTTCTACTTGAGAAGATTAAGTAAACTAAATTATTATCCTTATTGAGAAGATATTTTGATTGGTTCTGAGTTCAGGTATACCTGCTTGCAGGTCTGGTCCTTGTCTTGTAACTCTTTTACTTCTGTATTGTTACTCTGTTTTTGACTATTGTATTTCTATATTCAAGAGAGGTTACCTGGTGTGAGTCACAATGTCAGTGAGTGCCCCGCCCTCGAGAAACTCCATGACAACCCACAGCTCGTCTCCCACCAGGTAGCTGTTGTACATGTCAACTACGTTCTCATGATGGTAGTCCCTCATGATCACCACctaaaacacagagacagacagacagaaggaaatTACTTTGATTATATATTTACTTATTACATTTCTTTAGACATGATATGTTTTTATTGGGATGGTTCATGATACATGATACAGAGCTATCACAAACCTcggcatatacagtatatattctgttaaaacatactacatactacaacatactactactactatatatatatatatatatatatatatatatatatatatatatatatatatatataccgttAAAACATACTatttcaataaattaataaagTTAGTCATGTAATTTTAATTATCTATTAATTGAAGTTCCCTTTGTCTAATGTGAACATGTTCTGAAGGCTTAACTATAAAAGGATTACTTTCAGAAATTAATGGGATTACACAAAGCAAATTAGTTTCCAACTGAACACccactgcttcacatctgtgttcaCTGTACACACGTGctagcatacatacatacatgtatgcattctctctctctctctctctctctccctcccacacccacccacacacacacacacacacacacacacacacacacacatacacacacatacacacacacacacacacagaatagaATCATTGCAATACTGCTTTACTGCTTGATAAAATAAATCCAAGGTCCCTTCACTCAATACACATTTTTTCTGCTAAACAAGCAATCATTAACTTTGTCTGCAAATATCATTTATTTCAAGTGCAAATGATACGGAGCTATGAATAAATTCCTTGAAGCAAATTAATGCAATTACAGATGTAAAATGTGTTACTGGTTTGATTGCCGGGATATATGGAAATAGAGCAAGCTACTGTTTTGCTGTGGGATGGTGGGATTTATATTTATCTACAGTATTCGGCACAAAATGAGTCATGTTTAATGATGCTATTTAAAGCAGTTttgtctctgctgctgcttgttTGAGCTATCAGCAATCAGCAAAACGTTAGCTCTGATCTCACATCTGGATGGTGGGCATCATGTTCTTTATTTCATGTTCTTTATTTTGTCGGGCAAACTGACCTACAGTAGCAGTATAACATCCAACATCAAgcctctaaataaataaataaatactctaCTAATTCTCACATGCAAAACATACAAAACCCGACCTGCAGTAACTGTGTTGTTGTATAAACTAATAACACCCCGGGATGATAGTCAGTGTTAAAATGTGCTGCTTTAGGTGTGAGCATGCTTGAGATACGTGTACTGCAGTTACGCCCCATCTCTGTCAGACTTTCACACCTCATTAAAGAGCAGCTCTCTCCTCTGCTGTTTCCTGAGGTCCATTTTCTTCACAGCCACCTGCTTGCCACTGTGTTTCTCGCTGGCGATACACACGATGCCTGTGGAGCCCTCGCCGATTTTGATAAAGCTGTCCAGGTATTCCCGAGGGTCGCCTATAGGCAAACACAAACATAGCTCAATTTTGatgcaaaaaacacacaaatctaTTCTATATAATCTATCTATTTATGTAAGGCATTTCAGTGTCCCTTTGTATTGTCCATTTCTCACCTGGGTTGACCACCAATTGAAGTGCAGCTCTGAATTGCTCATGAGAGACTCTGGAGGGTTGAGTGTCGGAGCTGGAGCCCCAGGAAGGAGGTGGGTAGGCCCCCGGAGGGATGTAGGGTGATGAAGGCTGTGAGTAGGCCCCCTgtgtttaaaacacacacagacgtacagagtgatggagaaaaagaaagagactaTAAAATAGTATTGATATTTTCCTACATGAATTATAGTTAGGAAAATGTCCCGTTTTTTTAAAGGGACTTTTGAGCTGACGATGGAATTAATCTTAACTGGTCTTGGTCTAGTTTGGTTTGTCAAATTCATGCAATAAACACCCATTCAACTAAACTACAGTGACTTCCAAAGCAACATAAAATGCATTATTCTACCCTAATCTATAGCTCAATCATCAATGCCCTGTGAAAATCATGCATCtccaaaatgtcatgtttttagGCCTGTTTCCAGAcaattcaatgtttttttcctatGGTTTATTTGGCTTAAGAAGCAGAATTATTTCGTCAAATCATTAAGGAATACccaatatttcatttttttttttttagaaataattcAAAGACACCAAAtatggagatacatggttttacTGGGCAGTGACAATAACGTTTTATCAGGTTTTATCAGGataaaaacagttttaataTGGAGTAATCCCAttcaaattacattaaaatgattataagTGTATCGGCCTTAAAAAGCCTGATAGGAGCGTCTCTCAAATGTTTGTCATCACATGTATAAGTGAACATAATGAACATCCTGTACCTGAGGGGTGTACGGTGGGCTGGGCTGGGAGGGGGGATGGTGGTAGGGTGAAGGTTTGTAATGGTGAAAGACAGGAGGGTAGGGCAGGTGTGCCGGCAGGTGTGCCGGCAGGTGTGCAGGCGGGTAGCCAGGCGGCTTGATGTGGCTCTGAGGTTGCTTAAGAGGCCCTCGGGGATAGGTGTCACCACCGGTAATCTGAGGACTGCCGTCCCGTGCAGGACGCTCGTAGTCACCCTAGAAGAGAGAGCACAAGGACAAGGTTATTTGATTGGTGTTTGATTCACCAAtttcagaagaagaagaatgtaaACTTTATTAGATATATTATATAGATTATATTTTTATTCACTGTCAatgttttttcactctgttttcACTGCGGACCTATACAGTACACAtgctatattatatattatattaaggaGGGGGCCGCCTCACAGGATGAGCGGCCCGAGCAGTTGAGGGTTTGGCAGTGCCGAGGAGGCTGCCGTACTTGGTCCGTGcagggacttgaaccggcgaccctgCGGTCAGTCTTGACTGACTGAGTTACTGCCAGCCCCAAGAAACAACACTGTCCACTTACACAGGCTCTGAActtgtgtatactgtatgcaaTGGCATGTAAATgcatggccacacacacactgtccacaGTAAAATACCAGCTCTACTTCCAGGGATGTCTGCAGGTACATTAGCCCTTGACAGACCTAATAGAGGATATTAAGTCCACAGGACAGGGACCATATTTTATCATTAGCACCCCACAATGCTCCTCAACTACTCCATTCATCAACCAGGAGCCCAGGGAGTATCCGGATCTGGGACACACCTCTTCcttaaagtggctatttgtaactttcagtttgtgttgattctagcggccgctttggacaaaagcagtaGTATCGTGaaagtcttttctttacggtgctttattgcccactgtagattactgtaAGAGTTAGCGTTACCGCTAAccatatagttgcgatgaatgttttgctcggacagaaaatcattcatttacaataagagaataagttacagatgcatcgttgcatttcaagtgttgtatacggtaacttagcctactttggatgtatcgtgagctaaaccaggtaacggtgtcactgtgtcacgagccaaagcattaagagtttgttgtagcaacaaacgtaataataacttagattaatatagcgcatttcatgaaacccaaggacgctttacacaagtacaaggggacaagggaaaagaaaatagtaggccaacacaaacaggaataaaaaccgggcgctaaatggaagggggacgtaatttaatgtaggctagTGACTACAACCACATCgtgcattgtaaagttatttaatGAATGAAGTAGACATA
It contains:
- the pak5 gene encoding serine/threonine-protein kinase PAK 5 isoform X5 → MDGGQRVVAIRAGGSRRETGKLRQLRPESRLLVGAVKTEEAVLFKPHSQTIHKQSQTIVRGNRPPKDASINGLLEDFDNISVTRSNSLRKESPPGPHQAGSSSKPSGSGHPNAPEENGFNHYYSRYSCDLDTSSRDFSLDPSKPSFSIDGDWAVGRHYRFTKQNGHSYPIRSPFYPDAMPQKSDYGKLPPDYHTYLESKGRSADEVASTVGSGVGSSGYYRASVGGSSSQDYRDTSVGTPSRASLHSEQINYPDSEWSYGGLRDEYEKRPKSSYVTQTSPTPAIRQRSRSGSGLQEPNVPYAASGAFKNPPQAHPYSSYTYPRLSESLTNSQTLTKGDYERPARDGSPQITGGDTYPRGPLKQPQSHIKPPGYPPAHLPAHLPAHLPYPPVFHHYKPSPYHHPPSQPSPPYTPQGAYSQPSSPYIPPGAYPPPSWGSSSDTQPSRVSHEQFRAALQLVVNPGDPREYLDSFIKIGEGSTGIVCIASEKHSGKQVAVKKMDLRKQQRRELLFNEVVIMRDYHHENVVDMYNSYLVGDELWVVMEFLEGGALTDIVTHTRMNEEQIATVCLSVLRALSYLHTQGVIHRDIKSDSILLTSDGRIKLSDFGFCAQVSKEVPKRKSLVGTPYWMAPEVISRLPYGTEVDIWSLGIMVIEMVDGEPPYFNEPPLQAMRRIRDNMPPRLKESHKVSSVLRSFLDLMLVREPSQRATAQELLQHPFLKMSGPPSCIVPLMRHYRHR
- the pak5 gene encoding serine/threonine-protein kinase PAK 5 isoform X4; translated protein: MFGKKKKRLEISAPSNFEHRVHTGFDPREQKFTGLPQQWQSLLADTANRPKPMVDPSYITPIQLAPMKISPKKVRSSETPLPKTIVRGNRPPKDASINGLLEDFDNISVTRSNSLRKESPPGPHQAGSSSKPSGSGHPNAPEENGFNHYYSRYSCDLDTSSRDFSLDPSKPSFSIDGDWAVGRHYRFTKQNGHSYPIRSPFYPDAMPQKSDYGKLPPDYHTYLESKGRSADEVASTVGSGVGSSGYYRASVGGSSSQDYRDTSVGTPSRASLHSEQINYPDSEWSYGGLRDEYEKRPKSSYVTQTSPTPAIRQRSRSGSGLQEPNVPYAASGAFKNPPQAHPYSSYTYPRLSESLTNSQTLTKGDYERPARDGSPQITGGDTYPRGPLKQPQSHIKPPGYPPAHLPAHLPAHLPYPPVFHHYKPSPYHHPPSQPSPPYTPQGAYSQPSSPYIPPGAYPPPSWGSSSDTQPSRVSHEQFRAALQLVVNPGDPREYLDSFIKIGEGSTGIVCIASEKHSGKQVAVKKMDLRKQQRRELLFNEVVIMRDYHHENVVDMYNSYLVGDELWVVMEFLEGGALTDIVTHTRMNEEQIATVCLSVLRALSYLHTQGVIHRDIKSDSILLTSDGRIKLSDFGFCAQVSKEVPKRKSLVGTPYWMAPEVISRLPYGTEVDIWSLGIMVIEMVDGEPPYFNEPPLQAMRRIRDNMPPRLKESHKVSSVLRSFLDLMLVREPSQRATAQELLQHPFLKMSGPPSCIVPLMRHYRHR
- the pak5 gene encoding serine/threonine-protein kinase PAK 5 isoform X1; its protein translation is MAYPEHFDWLKETVSFLPGLPGFSSMFGKKKKRLEISAPSNFEHRVHTGFDPREQKFTGLPQQWQSLLADTANRPKPMVDPSYITPIQLAPMKISPKKVRSSETPLPKTIVRGNRPPKDASINGLLEDFDNISVTRSNSLRKESPPGPHQAGSSSKPSGSGHPNAPEENGFNHYYSRYSCDLDTSSRDFSLDPSKPSFSIDGDWAVGRHYRFTKQNGHSYPIRSPFYPDAMPQKSDYGKLPPDYHTYLESKGRSADEVASTVGSGVGSSGYYRASVGGSSSQDYRDTSVGTPSRASLHSEQINYPDSEWSYGGLRDEYEKRPKSSYVTQTSPTPAIRQRSRSGSGLQEPNVPYAASGAFKNPPQAHPYSSYTYPRLSESLTNSQTLTKGDYERPARDGSPQITGGDTYPRGPLKQPQSHIKPPGYPPAHLPAHLPAHLPYPPVFHHYKPSPYHHPPSQPSPPYTPQGAYSQPSSPYIPPGAYPPPSWGSSSDTQPSRVSHEQFRAALQLVVNPGDPREYLDSFIKIGEGSTGIVCIASEKHSGKQVAVKKMDLRKQQRRELLFNEVVIMRDYHHENVVDMYNSYLVGDELWVVMEFLEGGALTDIVTHTRMNEEQIATVCLSVLRALSYLHTQGVIHRDIKSDSILLTSDGRIKLSDFGFCAQVSKEVPKRKSLVGTPYWMAPEVISRLPYGTEVDIWSLGIMVIEMVDGEPPYFNEPPLQAMRRIRDNMPPRLKESHKVSSVLRSFLDLMLVREPSQRATAQELLQHPFLKMSGPPSCIVPLMRHYRHR
- the pak5 gene encoding serine/threonine-protein kinase PAK 5 isoform X3 — its product is MAYPEHFDWLKETVSFLPGLPGFSSMFGKKKKRLEISAPSNFEHRVHTGFDPREQKFTGLPQQWQSLLADTANRPKPMVDPSYITPIQLAPMKTIVRGNRPPKDASINGLLEDFDNISVTRSNSLRKESPPGPHQAGSSSKPSGSGHPNAPEENGFNHYYSRYSCDLDTSSRDFSLDPSKPSFSIDGDWAVGRHYRFTKQNGHSYPIRSPFYPDAMPQKSDYGKLPPDYHTYLESKGRSADEVASTVGSGVGSSGYYRASVGGSSSQDYRDTSVGTPSRASLHSEQINYPDSEWSYGGLRDEYEKRPKSSYVTQTSPTPAIRQRSRSGSGLQEPNVPYAASGAFKNPPQAHPYSSYTYPRLSESLTNSQTLTKGDYERPARDGSPQITGGDTYPRGPLKQPQSHIKPPGYPPAHLPAHLPAHLPYPPVFHHYKPSPYHHPPSQPSPPYTPQGAYSQPSSPYIPPGAYPPPSWGSSSDTQPSRVSHEQFRAALQLVVNPGDPREYLDSFIKIGEGSTGIVCIASEKHSGKQVAVKKMDLRKQQRRELLFNEVVIMRDYHHENVVDMYNSYLVGDELWVVMEFLEGGALTDIVTHTRMNEEQIATVCLSVLRALSYLHTQGVIHRDIKSDSILLTSDGRIKLSDFGFCAQVSKEVPKRKSLVGTPYWMAPEVISRLPYGTEVDIWSLGIMVIEMVDGEPPYFNEPPLQAMRRIRDNMPPRLKESHKVSSVLRSFLDLMLVREPSQRATAQELLQHPFLKMSGPPSCIVPLMRHYRHR
- the pak5 gene encoding serine/threonine-protein kinase PAK 5 isoform X2, which codes for MDNIGLPGFSSMFGKKKKRLEISAPSNFEHRVHTGFDPREQKFTGLPQQWQSLLADTANRPKPMVDPSYITPIQLAPMKISPKKVRSSETPLPKTIVRGNRPPKDASINGLLEDFDNISVTRSNSLRKESPPGPHQAGSSSKPSGSGHPNAPEENGFNHYYSRYSCDLDTSSRDFSLDPSKPSFSIDGDWAVGRHYRFTKQNGHSYPIRSPFYPDAMPQKSDYGKLPPDYHTYLESKGRSADEVASTVGSGVGSSGYYRASVGGSSSQDYRDTSVGTPSRASLHSEQINYPDSEWSYGGLRDEYEKRPKSSYVTQTSPTPAIRQRSRSGSGLQEPNVPYAASGAFKNPPQAHPYSSYTYPRLSESLTNSQTLTKGDYERPARDGSPQITGGDTYPRGPLKQPQSHIKPPGYPPAHLPAHLPAHLPYPPVFHHYKPSPYHHPPSQPSPPYTPQGAYSQPSSPYIPPGAYPPPSWGSSSDTQPSRVSHEQFRAALQLVVNPGDPREYLDSFIKIGEGSTGIVCIASEKHSGKQVAVKKMDLRKQQRRELLFNEVVIMRDYHHENVVDMYNSYLVGDELWVVMEFLEGGALTDIVTHTRMNEEQIATVCLSVLRALSYLHTQGVIHRDIKSDSILLTSDGRIKLSDFGFCAQVSKEVPKRKSLVGTPYWMAPEVISRLPYGTEVDIWSLGIMVIEMVDGEPPYFNEPPLQAMRRIRDNMPPRLKESHKVSSVLRSFLDLMLVREPSQRATAQELLQHPFLKMSGPPSCIVPLMRHYRHR